The proteins below are encoded in one region of Brassica napus cultivar Da-Ae chromosome A6, Da-Ae, whole genome shotgun sequence:
- the LOC106346359 gene encoding lactoylglutathione lyase isoform X2: MASEAKESAANNPGLSTVRDEATKGYIMQQTMFRVKDPKASLDFYSRVLGMSLLKRLDFSEMKFSLYFLGYEDTSTAPTDPTERTVWTFGRPATIELTHNWGTESDPEFKGYHNGNSEPRGFGHIGVTVDDVHKACERFEQLGVEFVKKPNDGKMKNIAFIKDPDGYWIEIFDLKTIGTTAGNAA, encoded by the exons ATGGCGTCGGAAGCGAAGGAATCAGCAGCAAACAACCCTGGCTTGTCAACGGTTCGGGATGAGGCTACCAAAGGGTATATCATGCAGCAGACT ATGTTTCGGGTGAAGGACCCTAAGGCTAGTCTTGACTTTTACTCACGTGTCCTGGGAATGTC ATTGCTCAAGAGGCTAGATTTCTCTGAGATGAAGTTCAGCTTGTACTTCCTGGGCTACGAG GATACTTCGACAGCTCCAACAGATCCTACTGAGAGAACTGTTTGGACCTTTGGTCGACCTGCAACAATTGAGCTGACTCA CAACTGGGGCACAGAGAGTGATCCTGAGTTTAAAGGCTATCATAATGGAAACTCCGAGCCTCGTGGATTTG GGCATATTGGGGTTACAGTTGATGATGTGCACAAGGCATGCGAGAGATTTGAACAACTGGGAGTAGAGTTCGTCAAGAAACCGAATGATG GAAAGATGAAGAATATAGCCTTCATCAAGGATCCTGATGGCTACTGGATCGAGATCTTTGATCTCAAGACTATCGGGACAACAGCCGGAAACGCAGCTTGA
- the LOC106346359 gene encoding lactoylglutathione lyase isoform X1 — protein sequence MGSYSIASTISRIATLTRFVKPYSIDFSYINCPCNRAHRPKRFDQLRVFSMASEAKESAANNPGLSTVRDEATKGYIMQQTMFRVKDPKASLDFYSRVLGMSLLKRLDFSEMKFSLYFLGYEDTSTAPTDPTERTVWTFGRPATIELTHNWGTESDPEFKGYHNGNSEPRGFGHIGVTVDDVHKACERFEQLGVEFVKKPNDGKMKNIAFIKDPDGYWIEIFDLKTIGTTAGNAA from the exons ATGGGTTCGTACTCAATAGCAAGTACTATATCTCGAATTGCGACTCTAACCCGTTTCGTTAAAccttattccatcgatttttcTTACATCAATTGCCCTTGCAACAGAGCTCACAGGCCAAAG agATTTGATCAGCTTCGTGTGTTCTCTATGGCGTCGGAAGCGAAGGAATCAGCAGCAAACAACCCTGGCTTGTCAACGGTTCGGGATGAGGCTACCAAAGGGTATATCATGCAGCAGACT ATGTTTCGGGTGAAGGACCCTAAGGCTAGTCTTGACTTTTACTCACGTGTCCTGGGAATGTC ATTGCTCAAGAGGCTAGATTTCTCTGAGATGAAGTTCAGCTTGTACTTCCTGGGCTACGAG GATACTTCGACAGCTCCAACAGATCCTACTGAGAGAACTGTTTGGACCTTTGGTCGACCTGCAACAATTGAGCTGACTCA CAACTGGGGCACAGAGAGTGATCCTGAGTTTAAAGGCTATCATAATGGAAACTCCGAGCCTCGTGGATTTG GGCATATTGGGGTTACAGTTGATGATGTGCACAAGGCATGCGAGAGATTTGAACAACTGGGAGTAGAGTTCGTCAAGAAACCGAATGATG GAAAGATGAAGAATATAGCCTTCATCAAGGATCCTGATGGCTACTGGATCGAGATCTTTGATCTCAAGACTATCGGGACAACAGCCGGAAACGCAGCTTGA